In Solanum pennellii chromosome 3, SPENNV200, a single window of DNA contains:
- the LOC107012490 gene encoding protein THYLAKOID ASSEMBLY 8, chloroplastic: protein MASSLSTNLKFTLQHSSVTLPPPKSTTRRKISVRCGPRSNRGPLVKGRILSIEAIQAIQALKRAQRADPSQIEAQVSKTLNRLIKTDLIAAYKELLRQDLCGLALKVFPAVQSECDVPDLGLYADMVLALTRTGFAEHIDELICDLEKVGTIECDDKSLVRLVRALVEGEQVESTVRVYELMKKSGWGSRFEIDEYVAKVLRRGFKRFGKEEMADEVDQQLQRSSRLV from the coding sequence ATGGCTTCCTCTCTATCTACAAACCTCAAATTCACCTTACAACATTCTTCTGTAACTCTTCCACCACCAAAATCAACCACCAGAAGAAAAATCTCAGTGCGATGCGGTCCACGAAGCAACCGTGGACCTCTAGTCAAGGGCCGAATACTAAGCATCGAAGCAATCCAAGCGATTCAAGCTCTAAAACGAGCTCAAAGAGCTGACCCTTCTCAAATCGAAGCTCAAGTCTCAAAAACCCTAAATCGTCTTATCAAAACAGATCTAATTGCTGCCTACAAAGAACTTCTGCGGCAAGACCTTTGCGGTTTGGCCCTCAAAGTATTCCCAGCCGTTCAATCGGAATGTGATGTCCCTGATTTAGGGCTTTATGCTGATATGGTCTTAGCTTTGACCCGGACAGGTTTTGCTGAACATATCGATGAATTGATTTGTGATTTGGAGAAAGTGGGAACGATTGAGTGTGATGATAAGTCGCTGGTAAGGTTGGTGAGGGCGTTGGTTGAAGGTGAACAGGTGGAATCTACTGTTAGGGTTTATGAATTGATGAAAAAGAGTGGATGGGGTTCTAGATTtgagattgatgaatatgtagctAAGGTTTTAAGAAGAGGGTTTAAGAGATTTGGTAAAGAAGAAATGGCTGATGAAGTTGATCAACAATTACAGAGATCGTCCAGATTAGTTTAG
- the LOC107012576 gene encoding probable inactive nicotinamidase At3g16190 isoform X3, whose translation MGSENGDKWSKTAVVVIDMQKDFILPGAPMLVRGGEAIVPNVIKTVEVARNRGIPIIWVVREHDPLGRDVELFRRHLYGDGKPKPTSKGCVGAELVDGLVIQEGVQTPNCIRQTVFDAVALDYQRVTVIIDATAAATPDIHIANIFDMKNVGVATPTLEEWCQS comes from the exons ATGGGCTCAGAAAATGGTGATAAATGGAGCAAAACAGCTGTTGTTGTCATAGATATGCAG AAAGATTTTATACTACCAGGTGCTCCTATGCTTGTTAGAGGAGGTGAAGCTATTGTCCCAAACGTTATCAAAACCGTTGAGGTTGCACGAAACCGTGGAATCCCCATTATTTGg GTTGTCCGCGAGCATGACCCATTAGGAAGAGATGTTGAATTGTTTCGTAGGCATTTGTATGGTGATGGGAAACCGAAACCCACATCAAAGGGGTGTGTGGGAGCAGAACTGGTTGATGGGCTTGTTATTCAGGAAG GTGTTCAAACTCCAAATTGCATACGACAGACTGTCTTTGATGCTGTAGCGTTGGACTATCAACGCGTGACGGTCATTATAGATGCCACAGCTGCTGCTACTCCTGATATACACATTG CGAACATATTTGACATGAAAAATGTGGGTGTGGCGACTCCTACATTAGAAGAATGGTGCCAGTCTTAA
- the LOC107012576 gene encoding probable inactive nicotinamidase At3g16190 isoform X1, protein MGSENGDKWSKTAVVVIDMQKDFILPGAPMLVRGGEAIVPNVIKTVEVARNRGIPIIWVVREHDPLGRDVELFRRHLYGDGKPKPTSKGCVGAELVDGLVIQEGDYKLVKTRFSAFFNTNLHSYLQGIGITNLVLIGVQTPNCIRQTVFDAVALDYQRVTVIIDATAAATPDIHIANIFDMKNVGVATPTLEEWCQS, encoded by the exons ATGGGCTCAGAAAATGGTGATAAATGGAGCAAAACAGCTGTTGTTGTCATAGATATGCAG AAAGATTTTATACTACCAGGTGCTCCTATGCTTGTTAGAGGAGGTGAAGCTATTGTCCCAAACGTTATCAAAACCGTTGAGGTTGCACGAAACCGTGGAATCCCCATTATTTGg GTTGTCCGCGAGCATGACCCATTAGGAAGAGATGTTGAATTGTTTCGTAGGCATTTGTATGGTGATGGGAAACCGAAACCCACATCAAAGGGGTGTGTGGGAGCAGAACTGGTTGATGGGCTTGTTATTCAGGAAGGTGATTACAAATTGGTGAAAACACGTTTCAGTGCATTCTTTAACACGAATCTTCATTCGTATCTTCAGGGCATTGGCATTACTAACTTGGTCCTTATTG GTGTTCAAACTCCAAATTGCATACGACAGACTGTCTTTGATGCTGTAGCGTTGGACTATCAACGCGTGACGGTCATTATAGATGCCACAGCTGCTGCTACTCCTGATATACACATTG CGAACATATTTGACATGAAAAATGTGGGTGTGGCGACTCCTACATTAGAAGAATGGTGCCAGTCTTAA
- the LOC107012576 gene encoding probable inactive nicotinamidase At3g16190 isoform X2: MEQNSCCCHRYAGAPMLVRGGEAIVPNVIKTVEVARNRGIPIIWVVREHDPLGRDVELFRRHLYGDGKPKPTSKGCVGAELVDGLVIQEGDYKLVKTRFSAFFNTNLHSYLQGIGITNLVLIGVQTPNCIRQTVFDAVALDYQRVTVIIDATAAATPDIHIANIFDMKNVGVATPTLEEWCQS; the protein is encoded by the exons ATGGAGCAAAACAGCTGTTGTTGTCATAGATATGCAG GTGCTCCTATGCTTGTTAGAGGAGGTGAAGCTATTGTCCCAAACGTTATCAAAACCGTTGAGGTTGCACGAAACCGTGGAATCCCCATTATTTGg GTTGTCCGCGAGCATGACCCATTAGGAAGAGATGTTGAATTGTTTCGTAGGCATTTGTATGGTGATGGGAAACCGAAACCCACATCAAAGGGGTGTGTGGGAGCAGAACTGGTTGATGGGCTTGTTATTCAGGAAGGTGATTACAAATTGGTGAAAACACGTTTCAGTGCATTCTTTAACACGAATCTTCATTCGTATCTTCAGGGCATTGGCATTACTAACTTGGTCCTTATTG GTGTTCAAACTCCAAATTGCATACGACAGACTGTCTTTGATGCTGTAGCGTTGGACTATCAACGCGTGACGGTCATTATAGATGCCACAGCTGCTGCTACTCCTGATATACACATTG CGAACATATTTGACATGAAAAATGTGGGTGTGGCGACTCCTACATTAGAAGAATGGTGCCAGTCTTAA
- the LOC107015096 gene encoding protein NRT1/ PTR FAMILY 1.2-like, whose product MEQEMAEYLPLDRGSKMEDSEKQTSSHSSPIPIKSRKKGGIITMPFIIANEALENVASYGLLPNMTNYLMGEYRMGFTTTQNLLFFWSAATNFLPIVGAVVADSYLGRFLTIGLGSIFSFLGSAVLWLTAMIPKARPPACNQAGQACKSTTGPQYMLLVFAFLLMSVGAGGIRPCSLAFGANQFDKGGSNPNKQTVLESFFAWYYTSSVVSVLIALTGIVYLQDRLGWKIGFGVPAMLMFLSALFFFLASPFYIKQKVRSNVFASFIRVIVVAFKNRKLHYPNQNSDYHHKNGSGPQVPTDKLRFLNKACIIRSPEDVKPNGVAANPWNLCTVEQVEELKSLIRVVPLWSTGIMISINLSQSSFPLLQAQSMNRHLTKGFQIPAGSFGMFLMIALTIWVFLYDRLMLPLASKIRGRPVRLKPIVRMGLGIFVSCMSMLVSGIIEHIRRRRAINQGLLNNSQGLVEMSALWLIIPNSLNGIAEALNAIGATEFYYSELPKSMSSIASALLGLGMAVANLLASVILSAVDKYTKGEGKESWISSNINKGHYEYYYWLLALLTGFNLLYFMACCWHYGPSVDVDITMRMMEPSDDENDDDDEDDLPQKKKSTPDLNSC is encoded by the exons ATGGAGCAAGAGATGGCGGAGTATCTTCCTTTAGATCGAGGATCTAAAATGGAGGATTCAGAGAAGCAAACTTCTTCACATTCTTCTCCGATTCCAattaaaagtagaaaaaagGGTGGAATAATTACCATGCCTTTTATCATAG CAAATGAAGCACTGGAGAATGTGGCGAGCTATGGGCTTTTACCAAATATGACAAATTATCTGATGGGAGAATACAGGATGGGGTTTACTACAACTCAAAATCTTCTGTTTTTCTGGTCAGCTGCTACTAATTTTTTGCCTATTGTTGGAGCTGTTGTTGCTGATTCATATTTAGGTCGATTCCTCACTATTGGCCTTGGTTCTATCTTCAGTTTCCTG GGATCAGCAGTGTTGTGGTTAACAGCAATGATTCCGAAAGCCAGGCCTCCGGCTTGCAATCAAGCAGGACAGGCTTGTAAATCTACAACGGGACCACAATACATGCTCTTGGTTTTTGCGTTTCTGCTCATGTCGGTTGGTGCTGGAGGTATAAGACCATGTTCTCTAGCATTTGGTGCTAACCAGTTTGACAAGGGAGGTAGCAATCCCAACAAACAGACAGTGTTGGAGAGCTTCTTTGCCTGGTATTATACTTCATCCGTCGTCTCTGTTCTGATTGCCCTGACTGGTATCGTTTACCTTCAAGACAGACTGGGGTGGAAAATAGGTTTTGGAGTTCCTGCAATGCTAATGTTCTTATCTGCGTTGTTTTTCTTCCTTGCTTCTCCGTTTTATATCAAGCAAAAGGTTCGCTCAAACGTGTTTGCCAGCTTTATACGAGTAATTGTGGTTGCCTTCAAGAATAGGAAACTACATTACCCCAATCAGAACTCTGATTATCATCACAAGAATGGTTCAGGACCTCAAGTTCCAACGGACAAATTGAGATTCTTAAACAAAGCTTGCATCATTAGAAGTCCTGAAGATGTTAAGCCAAATGGAGTTGCAGCCAATCCGTGGAACCTTTGCACAGTGGAGCAAGTTGAGGAGCTAAAATCCCTCATTAGAGTAGTGCCATTGTGGTCAACAGGGATCATGATATCAATAAACTTGAGCCAAAGTTCGTTCCCTCTACTACAAGCTCAATCCATGAATAGACATCTAACAAAAGGATTCCAAATTCCAGCAGGGTCATTCGGGATGTTTTTGATGATTGCATTAACAATTTGGGTATTTCTATATGACCGCCTGATGCTTCCATTGGCATCGAAGATCAGAGGAAGACCAGTTCGTCTAAAACCTATAGTCAGAATGGGACTTGGCATATTCGTCTCTTGCATGTCCATGTTAGTATCTGGTATTATCGAACATATTCGACGAAGAAGAGCAATCAATCAAGGGCTGTTGAACAACTCGCAGGGGTTGGTGGAGATGTCAGCATTGTGGCTCATTATACCAAACAGTTTAAATGGTATAGCGGAGGCATTAAACGCGATTGGCGCCACAGAGTTCTATTATTCAGAGCTGCCAAAGAGTATGTCAAGTATTGCATCAGCTCTTTTAGGACTGGGAATGGCAGTTGCAAATCTTTTAGCAAGTGTGATTTTGAGTGCTGTGGATAAGTACACCAaaggagaaggaaaagaaaGTTGGATTTCAAGCAATATCAACAAGGGACACTATGAGTATTACTACTGGCTTCTTGCTCTATTAACGGGTTTTAATCTGCTTTATTTTATGGCTTGTTGCTGGCATTATGGACCTTCTGTTGATGTTGACATCACTATGAGAATGATGGAACCTAGCGACGATGAGAATGACGATGACGACGAAGATGATTTGCCTCAGAAGAAAAAATCTACACCTGACTTGAATTCCTGCTAG